ATTTGCCCGTGTGCTATTACCATTGCGATGCTGAGCAGTAAGTGGAAGATTTTGATTCTGCGTGAATTACTTAAGGGAACGTGTCGCTATCGCGATTTGCGCGAACGGGTCTTTGGTGTTAGTCAAAAAATGTTGACGCAAAGTCTAAAAGAGCTAGAAGCGGATGGGCTAGTTAGTCGGCGAATTTATCCGGAAGTGCCGCCACGGGTTGAGTATAGTCTGACGGACGATGGGAACAGTCTGCGACCCGTGATTCAGGTTCTGGATGACTGGGGCGCCCATTACGTTGCCGAAAAGGATCCTGATTATGTCGCCACCCGGTTCAATCTGGACGCACCGAAAAACAATTGGATGAAGATTCCGTATAATGAGTCGCTTTAGTTGCTGGTTAACAGGCATAGATGAGGCTAACTGATCTGTTACTAAAAAAACGACGAGTTCCCCAGTAGAGGTGCTCGTCGTTTTAAGTTGGATTAGAGATTTTCTTTAAAGAAACTAGAGAATTTGTCGAATGGAATTTTGTCCAGCTGGTCGTACAGGTCCACGTGATCCGCGCCGGGAACGATGATCAGTTCCTTGTGATCCTTCAACCGGTGGTAGGATTCCTCCGCCATATAGCGGGAGTGGGCGTTTTCACCGGTGACAATCAGGACTGGCCGTGGGGAGATTTCATCGATGTGGGCCTGCAAATGGAAGTTGTAATAGCTCCACGGAGTCGTGGCGGTCCAACTACTCGTCGAATTGATGGACCGGGGATGGAACGCCCGTTGCTTGTAGTACTTAAAGAACGCCGTGGTGATGGGGTCGGCGTTGTCGGGGAGTTGATCGGGTAAGATGGTTGGGAATAGCAGTGGGTGGTTCTGGTCGTCAAACATCAATTCGTGGGGGCCCCGACCAGTAGTACCATTTTCGGCATCTTGCCAGCGCTGGTTGGCGAGATAGTCCTTCTCCAAGTTGCGCTGTTCGTCGGTCTTGGTGTTGCCAACACCCTTCCACATCGAATCCGACATGTCGTACATGACCGAGGTGGCCACGGCCTTGATTCGCGTGTCGATGGACGCTGCGGTCAGGACGTGAGAGCCAAGACCACAGATGCCAATCGCCCCAATTTTTTCGCGACCAACAAAGGCCTGAATCCCAATAAAGTCAACGGCTGCGGAGAAGTCTTCCACGAAGATGTCCGGGGAGGCCACGTTACGAACCGTGCCAGAGCTTTCACCGGTGGTCGATTGATCGAAGGCCAAGGCGACAAACCCACGTTCGGCCAGCGTCTGGGCGTAAAGTCCACTGGATTGTTCCTTTACGGCTCCGAACGGTCCGGAAATCACGATGGCCGGGTAGGTCTGCTGGTCATTAAAGTCAAGGGGGAGGTAGAGGTGGCCGGCCAGGGTAAAGCCGTACCGGTTGTTAAAGCGGACGTTATGAACGTCGATGGCGGGGTTGATCTTGAAGACGCGCGTATCGTTGGCTAATTTTGACATATTAGTGGGTCCTTTCATCAATCAATTGGTAACGGAGGTAGTCCAGACGGTCTAACTGGTCCTGAGCAACGTGGAGCTGGGCGAGGGTCGCTGAGCGTTCTTCGTTCAACCGTTGGGCTTGCTGTGCCCGGGGGAGCTGTAGAAATTGGGTAATCCAAGTTTTTGAAAATCCGATTTCTTGTAATGTGGTTTGCGTTTCACTAGGTGTTAGCGTATCGAACGACCTCCCTTCTATGCTAGTTATCATACGAGGAAACGCCTATAATGTTAAATACTAATTGTGAATGGCGAGTCATAACTTGAACACATGACTAGAAAGGGCGGATGATGATGGATTTACAACAGCTGCAAAACTTCTTGGTGGTGGCCCAGGAAGAAAACATTACCCACGCGGCGGACTATCTCCATCTCTCACAACCGGCGCTTTCTCGCCAAATTAAGGCACTGGAACGGGAATTTGGAAAACCGTTACTCGTTCGTGAGGCCAAAAAGGTCCGGTTGACCAGAGATGGGGTGCTGCTCCGGAAGCGGGCGGCGGAAATTACTAAATTGGTAACGAAGACCAGTGATGAGCTCCGAACCAATCAGCATGAGTTAGACGGCGATATTCTCCTAGGCGTTAGTGAGACGGATGCGGTTCGGTTCATTGGTCAGGTCGCGGCGGACTTGATTCAACGCCACCCCAAGATTACGCTGAAACTGCACAATGGAAACAACGAATCAATCTTGAACATGGTTAATAGTGGTCTGGTAGACCTGGGGTTATACTTTGGTCGAGTCGATCAGAATGTCTTTAACAGCCTGCCGTTGCCCCAGTTGAATCGTTTTGGAGCGTTGTTGCCCAGTGACCATCCGTTGGCCGCTAAAGCGGTGCTCACTCCGGCTGATTTAGTCCAGGAATCCCTGATTCTTTATCAGGAAGCGTTAACTGACGGCTCGCTAGCCAAATGGTTTCAGCGGGATTTAACTGATTTGCGAATTGCGGGAACGTTTGACATGTACCTCAGCGCGCAGAAGCTGGTGGAGAGTGGATTAGGGATTGCGTTGGTCTTTGACGACTTGGTGGGGTATCATGATGCAGAATTGACCTGTCGGCCCATTACACCAGAAATCGCGGTTCCCGTGAATCTGATTTGGAAGAAGTACCAGATCTTTTCGGACACGACTCAGGCGCTATTAACGGCGGTGAAGGCAGCAATAGGAAGAGATTGATGGAGCAGGATGAACCGCTGTGTAGGGTGATACGAGTCTCCGTATCACAAGTGATGCAGTAAGTAATGTTAAGGAGGAAAACTAATTATGGGTGCAACGGAAATGGCAGCACTATCAGGGCTTATTATGGCCGTAAAAAGTGCTGCTCCGGCAGTTGTAGAATCGTTAAATAATGCTTATGATTTTGCGGTGGGTGATTGGATACGGGAGCGTAAAATATCTTGTGTAAACGCTGATTCATTTATGTAATAGAAAAGGGAACGTCTTCCCTGTATGATTAAAGGTACCTACACCACAATCACAAAGGAGACGTTCCCATATGAATGAGCTTAGCACAGAAATCATGTCAGCACTAGCGAAAAAGGAAGATGTTGGTGAAATTATTCGTCAGGCCGTTGAGCAAGCCGTTAATGGCTTGCTTAAAACTGAACTCACAGCCTTCCTAGGCTACCAGGCATACCAACGTCCAGATCAAGCTACTAATTACCGTAACGGTGTTTATGAACGCCAATTGACGACAAAATACGGTGAGATTACCGTTCAGGTCCCACGGGACCGAGCAGGTCAATTTGAGCAACAAACGATTGATCGTTATCAGCGACGGACTGACAGCCTGGAAGATATGGTCATTCATCTGTATCGTCGGGGAATTACGACGAAAGAAATTGCCGAACTGATGGAAAAGATGTACGGCAGCTATTACACCCCAGCCACCATGTCGAACATTACGCAGAATGTGGCCGAACAGGTCGAACGTTTCCATCAGCGAAAGTTAGCTGATA
Above is a window of Levilactobacillus zymae DNA encoding:
- a CDS encoding winged helix-turn-helix transcriptional regulator; translation: MKKDEPMSICPCAITIAMLSSKWKILILRELLKGTCRYRDLRERVFGVSQKMLTQSLKELEADGLVSRRIYPEVPPRVEYSLTDDGNSLRPVIQVLDDWGAHYVAEKDPDYVATRFNLDAPKNNWMKIPYNESL
- a CDS encoding LysR family transcriptional regulator; amino-acid sequence: MDLQQLQNFLVVAQEENITHAADYLHLSQPALSRQIKALEREFGKPLLVREAKKVRLTRDGVLLRKRAAEITKLVTKTSDELRTNQHELDGDILLGVSETDAVRFIGQVAADLIQRHPKITLKLHNGNNESILNMVNSGLVDLGLYFGRVDQNVFNSLPLPQLNRFGALLPSDHPLAAKAVLTPADLVQESLILYQEALTDGSLAKWFQRDLTDLRIAGTFDMYLSAQKLVESGLGIALVFDDLVGYHDAELTCRPITPEIAVPVNLIWKKYQIFSDTTQALLTAVKAAIGRD
- a CDS encoding alpha/beta hydrolase, which translates into the protein MSKLANDTRVFKINPAIDVHNVRFNNRYGFTLAGHLYLPLDFNDQQTYPAIVISGPFGAVKEQSSGLYAQTLAERGFVALAFDQSTTGESSGTVRNVASPDIFVEDFSAAVDFIGIQAFVGREKIGAIGICGLGSHVLTAASIDTRIKAVATSVMYDMSDSMWKGVGNTKTDEQRNLEKDYLANQRWQDAENGTTGRGPHELMFDDQNHPLLFPTILPDQLPDNADPITTAFFKYYKQRAFHPRSINSTSSWTATTPWSYYNFHLQAHIDEISPRPVLIVTGENAHSRYMAEESYHRLKDHKELIIVPGADHVDLYDQLDKIPFDKFSSFFKENL